From Desulfuromonadaceae bacterium, the proteins below share one genomic window:
- a CDS encoding LemA family protein yields the protein MKRLSMLVLAVLVILPALGGCGYNQIQKNEEGVFAAWANVEATYQRRADLIPNLVETVKGYAAHEQETLQSVTTARASVGQTQINPGDLSDPAKMQQFQQAQGALSGALSRLLVVAERYPDLKANQNFLDLQHQLEGTENRINVARQRYNQAVQTFNSFIRSFPNNLTNNFLLHLERKEPFKATAGAETAPAVKF from the coding sequence TTGAAACGCCTGTCCATGTTAGTGCTCGCCGTCCTCGTTATCTTGCCCGCCCTTGGCGGCTGCGGTTACAATCAGATCCAGAAGAACGAGGAGGGTGTTTTTGCGGCCTGGGCCAATGTTGAAGCGACCTACCAGCGCCGCGCTGACCTGATTCCCAATCTGGTCGAAACGGTCAAGGGGTATGCCGCGCACGAGCAGGAGACGTTGCAATCGGTTACCACGGCGCGCGCCAGTGTCGGTCAAACCCAGATCAATCCGGGTGACCTTTCCGATCCGGCGAAGATGCAGCAGTTTCAGCAGGCGCAAGGCGCTCTTTCCGGAGCCCTCTCGCGGCTATTGGTGGTGGCCGAGCGCTACCCCGACCTGAAAGCCAACCAGAATTTCCTCGATCTGCAACACCAGCTTGAAGGGACTGAAAACCGGATCAACGTTGCTCGCCAGCGCTACAACCAGGCGGTGCAAACCTTTAACAGTTTCATCCGCTCCTTTCCCAACAACCTGACCAATAATTTCCTGCTCCATCTGGAACGCAAGGAACCGTTCAAGGCGACGGCAGGGGCCGAAACAGCGCCTGCGGTGAAGTTTTAA
- a CDS encoding FKBP-type peptidyl-prolyl cis-trans isomerase produces the protein MIRAVEGDTVKVHYVGKLTDGTIFDKSPEDRPLLFQIGKGEVIAGFERGVCDMFQGEKKTLAIPPEEAYGVHKSALVEEVDRALIPAEVTLLVGHQLEVTPEEGHPFLVLITGLSDETVTIDGNHPLAGKDLHFDVELLEVRKKPLN, from the coding sequence ATGATTAGAGCTGTAGAGGGGGATACCGTCAAGGTTCACTATGTCGGAAAACTGACCGACGGTACCATCTTTGATAAATCCCCCGAAGACCGTCCGCTACTCTTCCAGATTGGCAAAGGCGAAGTCATCGCCGGGTTTGAACGTGGCGTGTGCGACATGTTTCAGGGCGAAAAAAAGACTCTTGCCATCCCTCCGGAAGAGGCCTACGGGGTGCATAAGTCCGCGCTGGTCGAGGAAGTGGATCGCGCCCTTATCCCTGCCGAAGTCACGTTGCTGGTCGGGCATCAGCTCGAAGTGACGCCGGAAGAAGGGCACCCTTTTCTGGTTCTGATTACCGGTTTGTCAGATGAAACCGTGACGATTGACGGCAACCACCCCCTGGCGGGGAAAGATTTGCACTTTGACGTTGAATTACTGGAAGTCCGCAAAAAACCGCTCAACTGA
- a CDS encoding TPM domain-containing protein — MTAKDFFTRAEQERIETTVQRVEKRTSGEIVPLVVAESYTYPRAEILGAGLFSLATAVTLSWAFLGESLWHFLWLFALGYFPFKGLIRHLPALRRRLVLPQEISAEVEEMAAIAFLEHGLHRTRDETGILILVSLFERRVQVLADRGINAVVPAHAWDGIVQTIVAGIHRGETCAALCAAIETCGDLLAEHFPIKTDDTDELPNLIIR; from the coding sequence ATGACAGCAAAAGATTTCTTCACCCGCGCAGAACAAGAACGGATCGAGACGACTGTCCAGCGAGTCGAGAAACGGACCAGTGGCGAAATTGTGCCGCTGGTGGTCGCTGAATCCTACACCTACCCGCGCGCCGAAATTCTTGGCGCGGGACTCTTTTCACTAGCGACCGCGGTCACCCTCAGTTGGGCTTTTTTGGGTGAATCGCTCTGGCATTTCCTGTGGCTCTTTGCCCTTGGCTATTTCCCCTTCAAAGGGCTGATCCGTCACCTCCCGGCACTGCGTCGTCGCCTTGTTCTTCCGCAGGAAATCAGCGCGGAAGTCGAAGAAATGGCGGCAATTGCTTTTCTTGAACATGGCCTCCATCGCACCCGCGATGAAACCGGTATCCTCATCCTTGTTTCCCTGTTTGAACGTCGCGTTCAGGTTCTGGCGGATCGCGGCATCAACGCTGTGGTTCCGGCTCACGCCTGGGACGGGATCGTGCAGACCATCGTTGCCGGCATTCATCGCGGGGAAACGTGCGCGGCGCTCTGTGCCGCGATTGAAACGTGCGGCGACCTTCTTGCCGAACATTTTCCGATCAAAACAGACGACACTGACGAATTACCTAATTTGATTATCCGCTAA
- a CDS encoding TPM domain-containing protein has product MELRRFTRNALLSAGLFLLVPLAAVALDVPPHSGYVNDLAELISPATELKIERFLRTFEASDSTQLVVLTIPSLEGEALYEYSLRVAEKWQIGQKDKDNGALLLIAKAERQLRIEVGYGLEGKLTDLLAGRIVDLEITPYFKAGDFESGVIAGVTSMAEAVRGEYQGSGKAAQKKKRNPWGTLALLLFLGPGLLLLGGGRGGRRGRHSGVWMGGGFGGGGFGGGFGGGGGFSGGGGGFGGGGASGGW; this is encoded by the coding sequence ATGGAGCTGCGTCGTTTCACCCGAAACGCGCTGTTGTCAGCTGGCCTCTTCCTGCTCGTGCCGCTCGCGGCGGTGGCCCTTGATGTACCGCCGCATAGCGGCTATGTGAACGACCTTGCAGAGCTGATTTCTCCAGCAACGGAGCTGAAGATTGAGCGTTTTCTGCGCACTTTCGAGGCAAGTGACTCGACCCAACTGGTGGTGCTGACGATTCCATCCCTCGAAGGTGAAGCGCTGTATGAATACAGTCTGCGCGTTGCCGAGAAGTGGCAGATCGGACAAAAGGATAAAGATAACGGTGCCTTGCTGCTGATTGCCAAGGCCGAGCGCCAGCTACGGATCGAGGTCGGCTATGGACTCGAAGGAAAGCTTACCGACCTGCTCGCCGGACGCATCGTTGATCTGGAAATCACCCCTTACTTCAAGGCCGGAGATTTTGAGAGTGGTGTCATCGCCGGGGTGACGAGTATGGCCGAAGCGGTGCGCGGTGAATACCAGGGGAGCGGAAAAGCGGCGCAGAAGAAAAAACGCAACCCGTGGGGGACATTGGCTCTGCTCCTCTTTCTCGGGCCCGGTTTGCTGTTGCTTGGCGGCGGGCGAGGCGGACGGCGGGGACGTCACAGCGGCGTGTGGATGGGTGGTGGTTTCGGTGGCGGCGGCTTTGGCGGCGGCTTTGGCGGCGGTGGTGGTTTCAGCGGCGGTGGCGGCGGGTTCGGCGGCGGCGGTGCCTCCGGCGGCTGGTGA
- a CDS encoding acyltransferase — protein sequence MLKTLSYLRGLFAGLLLVLNTAVICVPLFFFALLKLLIPLHSWRTACNHVLDTIQCAWISGNRLWLRGPEKVSYHGAPLCKDRWCLVTCNHQAWADIFIVQSLLNRQLPQMKFFLKQELLWVPVVGLCWWALDFPFMKRYNREQLKKNPKKLGKDLETAHNACRKFRDRPVAIFNFMEGTRFTAEKHQQQNSPFTHLLKPKVAGTGLVLDVMGKELHSLVDLTIHYQGKVPGMLALLRGDYGQVSVHINQREIPPELRGRNYGSDKEFRGLLQSWIYQLWEEKDRTLEKFSSGETALQSTAG from the coding sequence ATGCTAAAGACGCTTTCTTACCTTCGTGGTCTGTTTGCCGGACTGCTGCTGGTCCTCAATACTGCTGTGATCTGCGTGCCGTTATTTTTCTTCGCCTTGCTCAAGCTGCTGATTCCACTGCACAGCTGGCGCACCGCTTGCAATCATGTCCTTGACACCATTCAGTGCGCCTGGATCAGCGGCAACCGCCTGTGGCTGCGCGGCCCCGAAAAGGTCAGCTATCATGGAGCGCCCCTGTGCAAGGATCGCTGGTGCCTGGTGACCTGCAATCATCAGGCGTGGGCGGACATCTTTATTGTCCAGTCGTTGCTCAACCGACAGCTGCCACAGATGAAGTTTTTTCTCAAACAGGAACTGCTCTGGGTGCCGGTAGTCGGGCTGTGCTGGTGGGCGCTCGATTTCCCTTTCATGAAACGTTACAACCGGGAACAGCTGAAAAAAAATCCGAAAAAACTCGGCAAAGATCTGGAAACTGCCCACAACGCCTGCCGTAAATTTCGCGACCGACCGGTAGCGATCTTCAATTTTATGGAGGGCACCCGCTTCACCGCAGAAAAGCATCAGCAACAAAACTCCCCCTTCACACACCTGCTCAAGCCGAAGGTGGCCGGCACCGGACTGGTGCTTGACGTGATGGGGAAAGAACTCCATTCCCTGGTGGACTTGACGATCCACTACCAGGGGAAAGTGCCGGGGATGCTGGCTCTGCTGCGCGGCGATTACGGTCAGGTCAGCGTACACATTAATCAGCGGGAGATTCCGCCGGAGCTGCGCGGACGTAACTACGGCAGTGACAAGGAGTTTCGCGGTCTGCTCCAGAGCTGGATCTACCAGCTGTGGGAAGAGAAAGATCGGACGCTGGAAAAGTTTTCCTCCGGGGAGACCGCTTTACAATCCACGGCGGGGTGA